A part of Paenibacillus donghaensis genomic DNA contains:
- a CDS encoding HAD-IIA family hydrolase, producing MLAYETYFFDLDGTIFIGDLLLPGVRQTLQYLREQGKQVLFLSNTTIRTREECRNRLRQLGLEAHTDEVVTAASVSAVYFREMPGRPKVLVIGEQALQDEMAGGHTVLTDDPVEATHVLVGMDREFTYEKLHRAMKAVRAGALLIAANPDPNCPVVGDLIPDTWAMVKAIEAASCGTVQEIIGKPSAYYAEKVLEQSGTKRENCLMVGDRMDTDIRFGLSHGISTALVLTGVTAREDLEQYSIRPDHIWTSMAEMLQGLSPLS from the coding sequence GTGCTTGCGTATGAGACGTATTTTTTTGATTTGGACGGCACCATTTTTATTGGCGACCTCTTGCTGCCCGGAGTGCGGCAGACACTGCAGTATTTAAGGGAGCAGGGTAAACAAGTGTTGTTCCTGAGCAACACCACCATTCGGACCCGGGAGGAATGCCGGAATCGGTTAAGGCAGCTGGGGCTTGAAGCACATACGGATGAGGTGGTGACTGCCGCTTCGGTATCTGCCGTGTATTTCCGGGAAATGCCCGGCAGGCCTAAGGTGCTGGTGATCGGAGAACAGGCACTACAAGATGAAATGGCCGGCGGCCATACGGTGCTCACGGATGATCCTGTGGAGGCCACGCATGTGCTGGTCGGGATGGACCGCGAGTTCACTTATGAGAAGCTGCACCGCGCGATGAAGGCTGTCCGGGCGGGCGCTCTCCTGATCGCCGCGAACCCTGATCCGAATTGTCCGGTAGTGGGCGACCTGATTCCTGATACTTGGGCCATGGTCAAGGCCATTGAAGCAGCCAGCTGCGGCACGGTGCAGGAGATTATCGGCAAGCCATCCGCCTATTATGCAGAGAAGGTGCTGGAGCAGAGCGGAACGAAGCGCGAGAACTGCTTGATGGTCGGAGACCGGATGGATACGGATATCCGGTTTGGCCTGAGCCACGGCATCAGCACGGCATTGGTACTGACCGGTGTGACCGCGAGAGAGGATCTGGAGCAATATTCGATCCGGCCGGATCATATCTGGACCTCGATGGCTGAGATGCTGCAAGGACTTTCACCTCT
- a CDS encoding glycerol-3-phosphate responsive antiterminator, producing MKNGLFAGIGNHNIIPAVRKAEDLQKACDSEWPMIFLLIGDLFTVEQYVRQGLEAGKKVFLHVDFIGGLGSDPLVVKYIAEKIGPTGIISTKNHMVKQAKKSGLQAIQRLFLIDTSALEHGINNVRQNEPDALEVMPGLIPRVISELHSSTSRPIIAGGLIKDHQEIQTALQAGASAVSMGNPALWHSFAQA from the coding sequence GTGAAGAACGGACTGTTTGCGGGAATCGGCAACCACAATATTATACCGGCAGTGCGCAAGGCGGAGGATCTGCAGAAGGCCTGTGACAGCGAATGGCCGATGATCTTTCTGTTGATCGGCGACCTGTTCACTGTGGAGCAATATGTGAGGCAGGGCCTAGAGGCCGGGAAGAAGGTCTTCCTGCATGTTGATTTCATCGGCGGGCTGGGCAGTGATCCACTGGTAGTCAAATATATTGCCGAGAAGATTGGCCCGACCGGCATTATCTCAACCAAGAATCATATGGTCAAGCAAGCCAAGAAAAGCGGGCTTCAGGCGATCCAGCGCCTGTTCCTGATCGATACCTCGGCGCTGGAGCACGGCATAAATAATGTGCGCCAGAATGAGCCGGATGCGCTTGAAGTGATGCCCGGGCTGATTCCCCGGGTGATTAGCGAGCTGCACAGCAGCACTTCCCGTCCCATCATTGCAGGTGGCCTGATCAAGGACCATCAGGAGATCCAGACCGCTCTGCAGGCGGGAGCAAGTGCGGTATCAATGGGCAATCCAGCGCTCTGGCATAGTTTTGCACAAGCTTAA